One Hyphomicrobium sp. CS1GBMeth3 DNA segment encodes these proteins:
- a CDS encoding PAS domain-containing sensor histidine kinase yields MAGPMSGEGSKNRAGLTDGAASPLLDLTDRGFMTGLVVVILSLVSALATYLILTGLTPVPPRDDVVLVALLVNVILIASMIGIIAWQGYGMWRAWRAKLAGARLHVRIVLLFSIIAALPTMMLAVAATTTFSRSLDGWFSTRTREIIDNSVEVAQAYVVEHGQLLRTDLANMVRDIDSAAEQIPADSPDFKQHVIAQAGLRDIPAAYVIDDKGDPVIAALEDDKMPFTPVPPYYLRQASAGQVALFTPTGTAQVSAVAKLNRYADRYLYVTRLLSPKVMGHLQRTAQSVDEYNALRAARGGLKLAHGLIYFMISMTALLAAIWVGLWFAGRFVAPIRRLIEAAQQVSRGNLKVELPERRGEGDLRRLSSTFNTMTRELKHQRDALMTANEQLLDRRRFMEAVLSGVSAGVIGLDSQDRITLVSRSAQQLLAIPEQDIVGKKLVDALPVLAPALERREEQGMKSRGAQEISITIGDDERTFAVRVTREQAGPGDVGSVVTFDDITELVSAQRTSAWADVARRIAHEIKNPLTPIILSAERIRRKYGRVIVDDRDTFEKLTATIERQAGDIKTMVDEFASFARIPKPVIEIADLRDAITDSVILFRESHAGVVYGLKMPEGPVDAAFDRRLLTQAVTNLVKNATEAVESSVEGEPVRKGRVDIELRIDETTVAIDVIDNGPGLPKHNRSRLLEPYVTTKGHKGTGLGLAIVAKITEQHGGELLLDDAPQTPERPSGARVTLSFPSSILTPPKPAKVDETGDGSRQRAAGE; encoded by the coding sequence ATGGCAGGACCTATGAGCGGCGAAGGCTCCAAAAACAGGGCCGGGTTGACGGACGGCGCGGCCTCGCCGCTGCTGGACCTCACCGACCGTGGCTTCATGACCGGCCTCGTGGTCGTGATTCTGTCGCTGGTCTCGGCACTTGCGACCTACCTCATTTTGACGGGCCTGACGCCGGTTCCCCCGCGCGACGACGTCGTGCTCGTGGCCCTGCTCGTCAACGTGATCTTGATCGCGTCGATGATCGGCATCATTGCCTGGCAAGGCTACGGCATGTGGCGTGCCTGGCGCGCCAAGCTCGCGGGGGCGCGGCTGCATGTGCGCATCGTGCTTCTGTTCTCGATCATCGCCGCGCTGCCGACGATGATGCTAGCGGTTGCCGCGACGACGACGTTCTCCCGCTCGCTCGACGGATGGTTCTCGACGCGCACGCGGGAGATCATCGACAACTCGGTCGAGGTGGCGCAGGCCTACGTCGTCGAGCACGGCCAGCTTCTGCGCACCGATCTCGCGAACATGGTGCGGGACATCGATTCCGCTGCCGAGCAGATCCCGGCTGACTCGCCCGACTTCAAGCAGCATGTGATTGCGCAGGCAGGTCTGCGCGACATCCCGGCCGCGTATGTGATCGACGACAAGGGTGATCCGGTCATCGCCGCGCTCGAAGACGACAAGATGCCGTTCACGCCGGTGCCACCCTATTATCTCAGGCAGGCGTCGGCAGGGCAGGTGGCGTTGTTCACGCCGACAGGGACGGCGCAGGTGTCGGCGGTGGCCAAGCTCAACCGCTATGCCGATCGCTATCTCTACGTCACGCGGCTGTTGAGCCCGAAGGTCATGGGGCATCTGCAGCGCACGGCGCAGAGCGTCGACGAATACAACGCGCTGCGCGCCGCGCGCGGCGGGCTTAAGCTCGCCCACGGGCTCATCTACTTCATGATTTCGATGACGGCGCTGCTCGCCGCCATCTGGGTTGGTCTCTGGTTTGCGGGCCGCTTCGTGGCCCCGATCCGCCGCCTCATCGAGGCCGCGCAGCAGGTGTCGCGCGGCAACCTCAAGGTCGAGCTGCCCGAGCGGCGCGGGGAGGGCGACTTGCGCCGCCTGTCATCCACCTTCAACACAATGACGCGCGAGCTCAAACACCAGCGCGACGCGCTGATGACGGCCAACGAGCAGCTTCTCGATCGCCGGCGCTTCATGGAAGCGGTGCTGTCCGGCGTCTCGGCGGGCGTCATCGGCCTCGACAGCCAGGATCGCATCACGCTGGTCTCGCGCTCCGCACAGCAGCTGCTCGCCATTCCCGAGCAGGACATCGTCGGCAAGAAGCTCGTCGATGCGCTGCCGGTGCTGGCGCCGGCGCTCGAGCGGCGCGAAGAGCAGGGCATGAAATCGCGCGGGGCGCAGGAGATCTCGATCACCATCGGGGACGACGAGCGCACCTTCGCCGTGCGGGTGACGCGCGAGCAGGCGGGGCCGGGCGACGTCGGCTCGGTGGTGACGTTCGACGACATCACGGAGCTCGTCTCCGCGCAGCGCACGTCGGCATGGGCGGATGTAGCCCGACGCATCGCGCACGAGATCAAGAATCCGCTGACGCCGATCATCCTCTCGGCCGAGCGCATCCGGCGCAAATACGGGCGCGTCATCGTCGACGACCGCGACACATTCGAGAAGCTAACGGCGACCATCGAGCGGCAGGCGGGCGACATCAAGACGATGGTCGACGAGTTCGCCTCGTTCGCGCGCATTCCGAAGCCGGTCATCGAGATCGCCGATCTCCGCGACGCGATCACGGATTCGGTGATCCTGTTCCGCGAGAGTCATGCCGGCGTCGTCTATGGGCTCAAGATGCCGGAGGGGCCGGTTGACGCTGCTTTCGACCGCAGGCTGCTCACGCAGGCCGTGACCAACCTTGTCAAGAATGCGACCGAAGCTGTCGAGTCCTCGGTCGAGGGCGAGCCGGTGCGCAAGGGGCGCGTCGACATCGAGCTGCGGATCGACGAGACCACGGTCGCCATCGACGTCATCGACAACGGCCCGGGGCTTCCGAAGCACAACCGTTCGCGATTGCTCGAGCCTTACGTGACGACCAAGGGCCACAAGGGCACCGGCCTCGGCCTCGCGATCGTTGCCAAGATTACGGAGCAACACGGGGGCGAATTGCTCCTGGACGATGCGCCACAGACGCCGGAGCGCCCGAGCGGCGCGCGCGTGACGCTGTCGTTCCCATCTTCCATTTTGACGCCTCCGAAACCCGCAAAAGTTGATGAGACCGGCGACGGCTCACGCCAGCGGGCTGCGGGCGAATGA
- a CDS encoding sigma-54 dependent transcriptional regulator, which translates to MAADILIVDDEADIRELVAGILEDEGHRTRLARDSDEALRIIEERRPQLVILDIWLQGSRLDGLEVLSVIKRTYPELPVVIISGHGNIETAVTAIKRGAYDYIEKPFKADRLVLVTLRALEASQLKREVRELKERSTVSAEMIGKSPAINQLKGAIDRLAPTNSRILIRGSSGAGKELAARLLHQKSHRADGPFIVLNAASMAPDRVEEELFGTEDRSGGPRKVGALEEAHGGTLYIDEVADMPIETQGKVLRVLVEQKFQRIGGAQKVSVDVRIVSSTSRDLERDMSEGRFREDLYHRLNVVPLRVPGLAERREDIPDLIQYFVSQLSQASGLAPRRIGEDAIAVLQAHDWPGNVRELRNNIERLMILAGGDPSTVITADMLPEEIGSNVPLPVNGGAEHLMSLPLREAREIFEREYLLAQINRFGGNISRTAEFVGMERSALHRKLRALGVSSDQRVSEKVG; encoded by the coding sequence ATGGCTGCAGACATCCTGATCGTCGATGACGAAGCGGATATCCGGGAGCTGGTTGCGGGAATTCTGGAGGACGAGGGTCACCGCACGCGGCTTGCCCGCGACAGCGACGAAGCCTTGCGCATCATTGAGGAGCGCCGGCCGCAGCTCGTCATCCTCGATATCTGGCTACAGGGCAGCCGGCTCGACGGGCTCGAGGTGCTGTCGGTGATCAAGCGCACCTACCCCGAGCTGCCGGTCGTCATCATCTCGGGCCACGGTAACATCGAGACGGCGGTGACGGCGATCAAGCGCGGTGCCTACGATTACATCGAAAAGCCGTTCAAGGCGGATCGGCTCGTGCTGGTGACGCTGCGCGCGCTCGAAGCCTCGCAGTTGAAGCGCGAGGTGCGCGAGCTCAAGGAGCGCTCGACGGTGTCGGCGGAGATGATCGGCAAGTCGCCCGCCATCAATCAGCTCAAGGGCGCGATCGATCGCCTTGCACCGACCAACAGCCGTATCCTGATCCGTGGCTCATCGGGTGCCGGCAAGGAGCTCGCCGCGCGTCTTCTGCATCAGAAGTCGCATCGCGCAGACGGGCCGTTCATCGTGCTCAATGCCGCTTCCATGGCGCCGGATCGCGTGGAGGAGGAGCTGTTCGGCACCGAGGATCGTTCGGGCGGTCCGCGCAAGGTCGGCGCGCTTGAGGAAGCGCACGGCGGCACGCTCTACATCGACGAAGTCGCGGACATGCCGATCGAGACGCAGGGCAAGGTGCTGCGCGTGCTCGTCGAGCAGAAGTTCCAGCGCATCGGCGGGGCGCAGAAGGTGTCGGTCGATGTGCGCATCGTGTCTTCGACGAGCCGCGACCTCGAGCGCGACATGAGCGAAGGGCGTTTCCGCGAGGATCTCTATCATCGCCTCAACGTAGTGCCGTTGCGGGTGCCGGGGCTCGCCGAGCGGCGCGAGGATATCCCCGATCTCATCCAGTATTTCGTAAGCCAGCTCTCGCAGGCCTCGGGGCTTGCGCCGCGTCGCATCGGCGAGGATGCGATCGCCGTGCTGCAGGCGCACGACTGGCCGGGCAACGTGCGCGAGCTTCGCAACAACATCGAGCGCCTTATGATCCTGGCAGGCGGTGATCCCTCGACGGTGATCACGGCCGACATGCTGCCCGAGGAGATCGGCTCCAACGTGCCGCTGCCGGTCAACGGCGGGGCGGAGCATCTGATGAGCCTGCCGCTGCGCGAAGCACGCGAGATCTTCGAGCGTGAGTACCTGCTGGCGCAAATCAACCGCTTCGGCGGCAACATCTCGCGCACGGCCGAGTTCGTCGGCATGGAGCGCTCGGCGCTGCATCGCAAGCTGCGCGCGCTCGGCGTCTCGTCCGACCAACGCGTCAGCGAGAAGGTTGGCTGA
- a CDS encoding D-amino-acid transaminase: MTRVVYVNGRYLPYAHAGVHVEDRGFQFADAIYEVCEVLDGRLVDETRHMERLERSLTELRIPMPMARRALGRVLRETIRRNRVRTGLVYLQVTRGVAPRDFPFPKGDISPTLVCLARRVDGAARAERAEAGISVRTMPDIRWGRCDIKTVMLLPAVLAKEAATEEGAQEAWLVDCNGFVTEGASSNAWIMDRSGALITRPTGNAILPGVTRRTLLDLLSREKIPLIERPFTVAEALSAREAFITSASGTVMPVVAIDKKSIGNGHPGELTLRLRSFFHQIAELSDE, from the coding sequence ATGACGCGCGTCGTCTACGTCAACGGGCGCTACCTGCCCTACGCGCACGCCGGTGTGCATGTGGAGGATCGCGGCTTCCAGTTCGCCGATGCGATCTACGAAGTGTGCGAGGTGCTCGACGGTCGCCTCGTCGACGAGACGCGGCACATGGAGCGGCTCGAGCGCTCGCTCACTGAGCTTCGAATTCCGATGCCGATGGCGCGCCGCGCCTTGGGGCGGGTGCTTCGCGAGACCATCCGGCGCAATCGCGTCAGGACCGGGCTTGTGTACCTTCAGGTGACACGAGGTGTCGCACCGCGCGACTTCCCGTTCCCGAAGGGAGACATTTCGCCGACGCTTGTGTGTCTGGCGCGGCGTGTCGATGGGGCCGCGCGCGCCGAGCGTGCGGAAGCGGGCATTTCCGTTCGCACCATGCCGGACATCCGCTGGGGTCGTTGCGACATCAAAACCGTGATGCTGCTGCCGGCCGTGCTGGCCAAGGAGGCCGCTACCGAGGAGGGAGCGCAGGAAGCCTGGCTGGTCGATTGCAACGGTTTTGTTACGGAAGGGGCCTCGAGCAATGCTTGGATTATGGACCGCTCTGGCGCTTTAATTACCAGACCAACCGGAAACGCAATTCTGCCCGGCGTTACGCGCAGAACTCTTCTTGATTTGCTTAGCAGGGAAAAAATCCCGCTAATCGAGCGCCCGTTTACCGTCGCGGAGGCGCTCTCTGCACGTGAGGCCTTCATAACCTCGGCTTCGGGTACCGTCATGCCCGTTGTAGCGATCGATAAGAAATCCATCGGCAATGGACACCCCGGCGAGCTGACGCTCCGGCTGCGCTCATTCTTTCATCAGATTGCCGAACTTTCTGACGAATGA
- the hfq gene encoding RNA chaperone Hfq, with protein MAADRAQNLQDTFLNHVRKSKTPLTIFLVNGVKLQGIVTWFDNFCVLLRRDGHSQLVYKHAISTIMPGAPVHLMEVEADGQQG; from the coding sequence ATGGCCGCAGATCGCGCACAGAACCTCCAGGACACGTTTCTCAATCACGTTCGTAAGAGCAAAACCCCTCTTACGATCTTTCTCGTCAACGGCGTTAAGCTGCAGGGCATCGTGACCTGGTTTGACAACTTTTGTGTGTTGCTACGCCGCGACGGTCATTCGCAGCTCGTTTATAAGCATGCGATATCGACCATCATGCCCGGCGCTCCGGTCCATCTGATGGAGGTGGAGGCCGACGGTCAGCAAGGGTGA
- the hflX gene encoding GTPase HflX, whose product MAARARATRTLVLVPVLTPARGAAVSRPRHASLHSPEDRLAEAAGLASAIDLDVIDALLVPVPQPKPGTLFGSGKVDEIAARVAEAEIGLVIVDHAISPVQQRNLEKAWNAKVLDRTGLILEIFGRRAQTREGRLQVELAHLSYQKGRLVRAWTHLERQRGGRGFLGGPGEAQIELDRRMLDERIIAIKRELEGVVRTRDLHRKGRRKVPYPIVAIVGYTNAGKSTLFNRVAGAGVLAMDQVFATLDPTMREVRLPSGRRIILSDTVGFISDLPTQLVAAFRATLEEVVEADLILHVRDIAHAETEAQAHDVNRVLADLGIDTIAAHGHILEVWNKIDLLSAVTRTEAEAVARFRTPQPVLMSAATGEGVGRLLESIDARLGGADEILTVTLPAHEGRLLAWMHENADVLSREPDGQGSIVARVRIASEKKMRLMRQLEKAGVSLS is encoded by the coding sequence ATGGCGGCGCGGGCGCGCGCAACGCGCACGCTCGTGCTTGTGCCGGTGCTGACGCCAGCACGCGGGGCCGCTGTCTCGCGTCCTCGTCACGCCTCGCTGCATTCGCCCGAGGATCGGCTTGCCGAAGCGGCAGGTCTCGCGAGCGCGATCGATCTCGATGTTATCGACGCCCTTCTGGTTCCGGTGCCGCAGCCGAAACCTGGAACGCTGTTCGGATCAGGCAAGGTGGACGAGATCGCGGCGCGTGTTGCGGAGGCGGAGATCGGCCTCGTCATCGTCGATCATGCAATCAGCCCCGTGCAGCAGCGCAACCTCGAGAAGGCGTGGAACGCGAAGGTTCTGGACCGCACCGGGTTGATCCTCGAGATCTTCGGGCGGCGCGCGCAGACGCGTGAAGGCCGCTTGCAGGTCGAGCTGGCGCATCTCTCGTATCAGAAGGGCCGCCTGGTTAGGGCGTGGACCCATCTCGAGCGCCAGCGTGGCGGACGCGGCTTCCTCGGCGGTCCCGGTGAAGCGCAGATCGAGCTCGACAGGCGCATGCTCGACGAGCGCATCATCGCCATCAAGCGCGAACTCGAAGGGGTAGTACGCACGCGCGACCTGCACCGCAAGGGACGGCGCAAGGTGCCGTATCCGATCGTCGCCATCGTCGGCTACACGAACGCCGGCAAGTCGACGCTATTCAATCGCGTCGCGGGCGCGGGCGTGCTCGCCATGGACCAGGTGTTCGCGACGCTCGATCCGACCATGCGCGAGGTGCGGCTGCCGTCGGGTCGGCGCATCATCCTGTCCGACACGGTCGGCTTCATCTCCGACCTGCCGACACAACTCGTGGCCGCGTTTCGCGCGACGCTCGAAGAGGTCGTAGAAGCCGATCTCATCTTGCACGTTCGCGACATTGCGCACGCTGAAACCGAGGCGCAGGCTCATGACGTCAACCGCGTGCTCGCAGACCTCGGCATCGACACGATCGCCGCGCATGGCCATATCCTGGAAGTGTGGAACAAGATCGATCTTCTCTCGGCCGTGACACGCACGGAGGCCGAGGCGGTCGCGCGTTTCCGCACGCCGCAGCCGGTGCTGATGTCGGCCGCGACGGGGGAGGGCGTCGGTCGCCTGCTCGAGTCCATCGACGCACGGCTCGGCGGCGCCGACGAGATCCTGACCGTGACGCTGCCGGCGCATGAAGGGCGCCTCTTGGCCTGGATGCACGAGAACGCCGACGTGCTCTCGCGCGAACCCGACGGGCAGGGTAGCATCGTGGCGCGCGTCAGGATCGCATCCGAGAAGAAGATGCGTCTCATGCGCCAACTTGAGAAAGCGGGCGTCTCCTTGTCCTGA
- a CDS encoding FAD-dependent oxidoreductase: protein MGALITQCCIAGGGPAGLMLGYLLARAGVDVTVLEKHADFLRDFRGDTVHPSTLEVMVELGIIDRFLKLPHQKVFKVGGLVGETPVTIADFSHLPVRERYIAMMPQWDFLNFLAEEASPYAGFRLLMRTEATDLMTDGDRVVGVKASAPEGPKEIRADLVVAADGRNSVLRTRAGLEVEDFGAPMDVLWFRLPAEPGDEGETMGRFGAASLFVLIFRGDYWQCAYVIPKGAFGGIKARGLEAFRDVIATVGPFSRSRLNALASWEDVSLLTVRVDRLRQWYRPGLLFIGDAAHAMSPIGGVGVNLAVQDAVAAANRLAEPLKTGTATIDDLKAVQRRRAFPTRVTQAIQLQMQTMIIGPTLKLTEQPKPPFAVRLMQRFPVLQRLPARVLGLGVRREHVAEFIREGRG from the coding sequence ATGGGCGCTCTCATTACCCAGTGCTGTATCGCCGGCGGCGGACCGGCCGGTCTCATGCTCGGCTATCTCCTGGCGCGTGCCGGCGTCGACGTGACGGTGCTCGAGAAGCACGCCGACTTCTTGCGCGATTTTCGTGGCGACACGGTGCATCCCTCGACGCTGGAGGTGATGGTCGAACTCGGCATCATCGACCGCTTCCTCAAACTTCCGCACCAGAAGGTGTTCAAAGTCGGCGGTCTCGTCGGCGAGACCCCGGTGACGATTGCCGATTTCTCGCATCTGCCCGTGCGCGAGCGCTACATCGCGATGATGCCGCAGTGGGACTTCCTGAATTTCCTGGCGGAGGAGGCCTCGCCCTATGCGGGGTTCAGGCTGCTCATGCGCACGGAGGCGACGGATCTGATGACGGACGGCGACCGCGTTGTTGGCGTCAAGGCAAGCGCCCCCGAGGGTCCGAAGGAGATACGGGCTGATCTGGTCGTGGCGGCGGACGGGCGTAACTCGGTTCTGCGAACGCGTGCAGGGCTTGAGGTCGAGGACTTCGGCGCGCCGATGGACGTGCTGTGGTTCCGCTTGCCGGCCGAACCGGGGGACGAGGGCGAGACCATGGGGCGGTTCGGCGCCGCCTCGCTCTTCGTTCTGATCTTCCGCGGCGACTATTGGCAGTGCGCCTACGTCATTCCGAAAGGTGCGTTCGGCGGCATCAAGGCGCGCGGGCTCGAAGCCTTCCGCGACGTGATCGCCACCGTGGGACCGTTTTCACGTTCGCGGCTCAATGCGCTCGCGTCATGGGAAGATGTAAGCCTGCTCACGGTGCGCGTCGATCGCTTGCGGCAGTGGTATCGGCCCGGGCTTCTGTTCATCGGCGATGCGGCGCACGCCATGAGCCCGATCGGCGGCGTGGGCGTGAACCTTGCCGTGCAGGATGCGGTTGCGGCGGCCAATCGTCTTGCCGAGCCCTTGAAGACAGGCACAGCGACGATCGATGATCTCAAGGCCGTGCAGCGGCGGCGTGCGTTTCCGACGCGCGTCACGCAGGCCATTCAGCTTCAGATGCAGACCATGATCATCGGGCCGACGCTAAAGCTTACGGAGCAGCCGAAGCCCCCGTTCGCGGTGCGTCTCATGCAGCGGTTTCCGGTTCTGCAGCGATTGCCAGCCCGCGTGCTCGGCCTCGGCGTGCGCCGCGAGCACGTGGCGGAGTTCATCCGGGAAGGGCGGGGCTGA
- the mazG gene encoding nucleoside triphosphate pyrophosphohydrolase: MTPSKDITRLIEIMAALRTPGSGCPWDLEQTYETIAPYTIEEAYEVADAIARGDRVDLKDELGDLLLQVVYHARMAEEEDAFAFGDVVEAVTTKMIRRHPHVFGDEDARAAGAAPGFWARIKAEERTAKAATRGNHDETPQASLLDDVPVGLPALTRAIKLQDKAAAVGFDWPSLAPVFDKMREELSELEEIAVPADPRGNTTDDTPERRAKIEEEMGDLLFVMANVARHLKLDPEEALRAANRKFVRRFRHIEQRLAEEGSTPKDSTLEQMDSLWDEARANERK; this comes from the coding sequence ATGACTCCGTCCAAAGACATCACGCGCCTCATCGAGATCATGGCGGCGCTCCGCACGCCTGGCAGCGGATGTCCGTGGGATCTCGAGCAGACGTACGAGACGATTGCCCCTTACACCATCGAGGAAGCCTACGAGGTGGCCGACGCCATCGCGCGCGGCGATCGCGTCGATCTGAAGGACGAGCTCGGCGATCTCTTGTTGCAGGTCGTCTATCACGCCCGCATGGCGGAGGAGGAAGACGCCTTTGCCTTCGGCGATGTCGTCGAGGCGGTCACGACGAAGATGATCCGCCGTCATCCCCACGTGTTCGGCGACGAGGACGCCCGCGCTGCCGGCGCCGCACCTGGGTTCTGGGCGCGCATCAAAGCCGAGGAGCGCACCGCCAAAGCCGCCACCCGTGGAAACCACGACGAAACGCCACAAGCGAGCCTGCTCGACGACGTGCCGGTGGGCTTGCCCGCGCTCACACGCGCCATCAAGTTGCAGGACAAAGCCGCCGCGGTGGGCTTCGACTGGCCCTCACTCGCGCCGGTATTCGACAAGATGCGCGAGGAACTATCCGAATTGGAAGAGATCGCCGTGCCGGCGGACCCCAGGGGCAACACCACGGATGACACTCCCGAGCGCCGCGCAAAGATCGAGGAGGAGATGGGCGACCTTCTGTTCGTGATGGCCAACGTCGCCCGCCACTTGAAACTCGACCCGGAGGAAGCCCTGCGCGCCGCCAACCGCAAGTTCGTGCGCCGCTTCCGCCATATCGAGCAGCGCCTCGCGGAAGAGGGCAGCACGCCCAAGGATTCAACACTCGAACAGATGGACTCCCTCTGGGACGAAGCCAGAGCCAACGAACGAAAATAG
- a CDS encoding methyl-accepting chemotaxis protein produces the protein MHAQSKPVLIADVIASTTRARQSADKNISGIQTVTNQLRVLALNALMEASRAGTQGRGFAVVAQEVKKISNEVESFAKALSHDLGGEISSLDLLTRRMANEANGRRMVDLALNAIELLDRNLYERTCDVRWWATDSAIVQAAKLKTAEATDYASRRLGVILKAYTVYLDIWLCDLDGTIIANGRPDRYRIAGKSAAHQAWFARGRELPDGDAYAVGEVAVEPVLGGAEVATYVASVREDGDSNGKPLGIIAIHFDWRPQAQAIVRGVRLTDEERHRSRVLLVDAGGRVLAASDGIGALSERIPLSLDGRRAGIEFDANRRLFAFHHTPGYETYKGLGWYGVIVQESEGVS, from the coding sequence ATGCACGCCCAGAGCAAGCCCGTACTCATCGCCGACGTCATCGCTTCGACTACCCGCGCTCGCCAGTCCGCCGACAAGAACATTAGCGGCATCCAAACCGTCACCAACCAGCTTCGCGTTTTAGCACTCAATGCCCTCATGGAGGCGAGCCGTGCCGGCACCCAAGGCCGCGGGTTTGCCGTCGTCGCACAGGAGGTCAAAAAGATCTCGAATGAAGTCGAGTCCTTCGCCAAGGCCCTCTCTCATGACCTTGGCGGCGAGATCTCATCCCTCGACCTGCTTACCCGCCGTATGGCCAACGAGGCTAACGGGCGGCGCATGGTCGATCTGGCGCTGAACGCCATCGAGTTGCTAGACCGCAATCTCTATGAGCGCACCTGCGACGTGCGCTGGTGGGCGACGGACTCCGCAATCGTCCAGGCCGCGAAGCTCAAGACCGCCGAGGCTACGGACTACGCAAGCCGCCGGCTCGGAGTCATCCTCAAGGCCTATACTGTCTACCTCGACATCTGGCTTTGCGACCTCGACGGCACCATCATCGCAAACGGCCGGCCCGATCGCTATAGGATCGCCGGCAAGTCCGCGGCCCATCAGGCTTGGTTCGCACGGGGACGCGAGCTCCCCGACGGCGACGCTTATGCCGTTGGCGAGGTGGCCGTCGAGCCTGTGCTTGGCGGCGCCGAGGTGGCGACTTATGTGGCAAGCGTGCGCGAGGACGGTGACAGCAACGGCAAGCCGCTCGGCATTATCGCTATCCATTTCGACTGGCGGCCCCAGGCTCAGGCCATCGTGCGCGGCGTCCGGCTGACCGACGAAGAGCGCCACCGATCCCGTGTACTGCTGGTCGACGCCGGCGGCCGCGTGCTAGCCGCTTCCGACGGTATCGGTGCGCTGAGCGAACGCATTCCCCTGAGCCTCGACGGGCGCCGCGCGGGCATCGAGTTCGACGCCAACCGCCGCCTCTTCGCGTTTCACCACACGCCGGGCTACGAGACTTACAAGGGCCTCGGCTGGTATGGCGTTATCGTCCAGGAATCCGAAGGCGTCAGCTGA